Genomic DNA from uncultured Methanobrevibacter sp.:
TTCAGAAGTGCTTATATTGGCGGATTCTACTGCAAACCCTGAATTTTTAGCAACTGACATATTAGCACAGGCAGAACATGACCCTAATGCTTCATGTTTTTTAGTAACTGATGATGAGGACCTGGCTATTAAGACAGATGAATTTGTCAGGCAGTTAACCGAGACTGCACCAAGGCGTGAAATTATAGAAGAATCATTATCAAAAAGTGGAAAAATCATTGTCACTAACACTTTTGAGGAAGCAATTTATGTTACAAATGAATATGCTCCCGAACATTTAATCATATCCACAGCTGATGATGATGAAACATTATCACACATTAAAAATGCCGGTTCAATCTTTTTAGGTGCATACTCACCTGTTGCAGCAGGAGATTACGGATCCGGAACAAACCACGTTTTGCCTACAGGAGGCGGTGCTAAAATGTATTCCGGCCTTTCAACTGAAGCATTTATTAAAAAGCCTACAGTTCAAAGACTTACTAAAGAGGGTCTTAAGGAGCTTTCAAAAACTTCTGTACCGATTGCGGAATATGAAGGTTTTTTTGCACATGCAAATTCATTTAAAACAAGATTAAGAGATTAAATAAGGATTTGATTTTTAATCCTTACATTTTTTTTTTAAACGATTTTTTTTGATAAGTTTTACTAGAATTATTTCTTAATATTTGATTTTAAAAGACATTTTCAATATTTTAACATATATTTATTAAACATTAAAAATAAACTAAAATTATAATGAAAATTTATCATTATTATTAATTTTTACAAACCTAGAGGTGAATAATTTGCAAGGTTTATTAAACGATTGGAGAAGAACTAACTACGCTAACCAATGCAATTCCGAAATTGCAGGCAGTGATGTTACTGTAATGGGTTGGGTACATGAAATCCGTGATTTCGGTGGAATCATGTTCGTTATCCTCCGTGATGTGACCGGTAGAGTTCAAATAACTGCTCCAAGCAAAAAAGTTGACGAAAAAATTATGGAAGAATTAAGAGAATTAAGAAAAGAATCAGTTGTTGCAATTAAAGGTATGGCTCAGGAAGCTCCTAAAGCTCCAAATGGTGTTGAAATTTTACCAAAAGAAGTTAAAGTTCTAAACTTAGCTAACCAACCTTTACCAATGGATCCAACTGAAAAAGTTAAAGCTGGAATTGATACAAGATTAGATTCAAGATTCTTGGATATCAGAAAAGAAAATGTTTCAGCTATTTTCAAAATTAAAGGTCAAATGTTCCATACCATAAGAGATTTCTTCTATGATAATGGATTTTTTGAAATTAACACTCCTAAACTTGTAGCATCCGCTACTGAAGGAGGAACAGAATTATTCCCGATTATCTACTTTGAAAAAGAAGCATTTTTAGGCCAATCTCCACAATTGTACAAACAGATGATGATGGCTAGTGGAATGGATAAAGTATTTGAAATCGGTCAAATTTTCAGAGCAGAAGAGCATGATACCTTAAGACACTTAAATGAAGCTGTTTCCATCGATGCTGAAGCTTCATTCATGGATGATGAAGATGTAATGAACATCTTAAATGACATGCTCGTTAATGTAATTACCGATATCAACAATAACTGTGCCGATGAATTGGAAATCTTAGGTCATGAAATTGAAGTTCCGCAAAAAAGATTCCCACACGTAACTTACGATGAAGCTTTAGAAATCGTAAATGCCGGTGATGTTGAAATGGAATGGGGAGAAGACTTATCCCGTGAAGCTGAAAAAGTTTTAGGAGATGCTATGGGCGGATTTTATTTCTTAACTGAATGGCCATCTGAAATCAAACCGTTCTATGTAATGCCTAAGGAAGGAGACGAAAAATACTCTCACGCTTTCGATTTAATGTACAATAACCTTGAATTGTCTTCAGGTGCTACCCGTGTACACCAGCACGATTTACTTGTAAAACAAATCGAAGAAAGAGGATTAAACCCGGACGGATTTGGAAGCTATCTTAAAGCATTTGAATACGGTATGCCTCCTCATGCAGGTTGGGGTGTAGGTGCTGACAGGTTAACCATGGTACTTACCGGCGCTGAAAACATCCGTGAATGTGTACTCTTCCCAAGAGACAGACACAGACTAACCCCTTAATACTTTCTTTTTTGGATTATTATGGATGAATATGAGATAGCTGTTATTGGCGGAGGTCCTGCAGGAATCATGGCGGCTATTGCTGCCAGTCAAAATTCCTCAAATGTGATATTGCTTGAGAAAAACTCCTCTTTGGGACGAAAGCTTCTTATGAGCGGAGGTGGAAGATGCAATATTACAAACCAAAAACCAATTAAAAAGCTATTGAATGTTTATCCTCAAAAAAACTTTTTAAAACACTCTTTTTTTACATTTACAAATGAAATGTTACTCTCAATTTTTGAAGATAAGGGATTGAATTTCATTGAAGAAGATGATAACAGAATATTTCCCGAAAGTGAAAAATCCAAAGATGTCTTAAATATTTTAACTGATTATCTTGATAGTGTTGTTATAAGTTATAACTTAGAAGTTAAAAGTATCGAAAGGGGATTTATTATAAATGATAATATAAAGGCAGATAAGGTTATTGTCGCAACTGGAGGAATTACCTATCCTCAGACCGGCTGCAGTCCTGACAACTATTTTTTAACCTCACAGCCTGTAACCGATATAAAATATGGTCTTGCTCCATTAATCACTAAAAAAGATCTCTCATCCATTGCGGGAATTACTCTTTTTGATGTGGTTGTAAGTTATAAGAAACATAAAGTGAAAGGCAATGTTTTGTTTTCTCATGTTGGCCTGACCGGTCCGGCAATCATAAATTTAAGCAATGAAATTTCAGAAGTTTTAACTTATAACTTATTAGAAAACGAACCAAAACTAGACTTTGAAATAGCTATTGATTTGTGCCCGAATTTATCACGTGATGATTTGCACGAAAAGTTTAACAGCGATTTTCAGCTTAAGGGAAAAACAATGCTTAAAAATTATCTGAAGATGTTTCTGACAAACAGTTTCATTGAATTCTTTTTAAACGAGATAAATTTGGATGGTGAACTGCAGCTGTCAAGAGTCAACAAAAAAAGTAAAAATCGTCTGATTGAAAATTTAAAAAGGTTTACATTTGAAATAACAGATTTCAATAAGGATTTGGCAAAAGTTACAATTGGCGGTGTTGATTTGGATAATATTAATCCAAAAACAATGGAGTCAACATTAATCCCCAACCTATATTTTGCAGGGGAAGTTTTGGATTTGCACGGTCCTACCGGTGGCTATAACTTAAAAATCGCTTTTTCAACAGGTTATCTTGCGGGAATGTCTGCCAGTGAAAAATAATTTTTGAAGTTATCTATTAATTTTAACATTTACTTTCAAAATATCAAAATATTTAACATATATTTAATTCAAAAATTAAATCATGACAGACAAAATGTTCATGGGTGCATCAACTAAACAAGGTCTCGATATTGCCAACAAAAGTAGAGAGATTATCCGTGGCCTTATTGGTGATGATGTCAAAGATTTGAAACCTATAGAAAGAGACATCGTTGAAAGGATTGTTCATTCAACTGCAGATCCTGAATATGCAAAATTAGTGAAAATGAGTCCTGATTTTGTAGATGCAGCTATGGCGTCCCTTAAAAATAAAGAAACTATTTTAACTGATATTAACATGGTTAAATATGGTATTACAAGGTATGAGGGTGAAGTTGAATGTTATATCAAAAACGAAGAAGTTGTTAAAATAGCTAAAGAGCATCAGATTACAAGAGCTGCCGCTGCCATGAGATATGCTGCACAGAATGACTTTGAAGGTATTGTAGTTTCAGGTAATGCTCCGACTGCTGTTTTTGAAGCTATGGATTTATACCAGAAAGGTGAAATGAATCTTAAAGCTATTGTAGGAGTTCCTGTTGGTTTTGTAGGAGCCGCTGATTCTAAAGAGGCACTGCATAATTCAAATATTCCAAATATTATTGTTGAGGGACCAAAAGGCGGAACACCAATTGCTGTAGCTTGTGTAAATTCCTTAATTCAACATTTGTAGAGTGATAAAATGTATTCCGAAGAATTGTTTAATGAATCCAGAAAGTATTTCCCGGGAGGAGTAAATTCTCCAGTCCGTGCTTTTAAGCCTTATCCGTTTTTCGTTAAAAGTGCTGGAGGATCTAAACTCACTGATGTGGATGGAAAAACTTATATTGACCACTGTTTAGCTTATGGTCCTTTAATTTTAGGTCATGCAGACCCTAAAGTTGTAAGAGAAGTTTCCAATCAATTGACTATTGGAACTGCATACGGTACTCCTACTGAAAATGAAATAACTCTTGCAAAAGAGGTAGTTGACAGAATTCCTTCTGCTGAAATGGTAAGATTTGCAAATAGTGGAACTGAAGCTACCATGAGTGCAATCAGGCTTGCAAGAGGTTTTACAGGCAGGGATAAAATTGTCAAGTTTGAAGGAGCTTATCACGGAGCTCATGATTATGTGCTTGTGAAAGGCGGTTCCGGAGCAGCTACACTTCCTGACTCTCCCGGAATTCCTGAAGACACTACAAAAAATACTTTATCCGTTCCGTTCAATGATGAAGAAGCTTTAACAGAGTTAATTGAAAAAGAAGGTGAAAACATTGCTTGTATAATCATGGAGGTTGTAATGGGCAATGTTGGTTGTATTGAACCAAAACCTGGATTTTTAGATTTCATTAGAAAAATAACTGAAGAAAATGGAATTGTATTAATATTTGATGAAGTAATCACAGGTTTTAGAGCATCACGCGGTGGGGCTCAGGAGTATTATGGTGTCACTCCCGATTTAACAACTCTCGGTAAGATTGTTGGAGGAGGGCTTCCGATGGGTGCCTTTTGTGGTAAGGCGGAAATTATGGAACTGATTGCACCTCAAGGTCCGGTGTATCAGGCAGGTACATTTTCAGGTAATCCTGTATCTGTACAGGCAGGTATTTCCACATTAACACAACTCGATGATGCATTTTACAAAGAGCTTGAGCGAAAAGGTAATTACCTGAGAGGAAATATCAAATCCATAATCGAAGATGAAGAATACAACATTCAACCTGTCGGTCTTGCATCTATGTTTCAAATTTATTTCAATCCTGCACCTGTATATAATTATGCTGATGCTCAGGAATCAGACAGAAAGAAATTCCTGAGATACTTCAAGGCATTGTTAAAAGAAGGTGTATTCATTCCACCATCTCAATTTGAATGTAATTTTATTTCAAATGCTCATACAATGGAGGATTTACAGAAAACCTCAGATGCAATTGAAATTGCTTTAGAGATGGCATTTAAAAAATCAAGAAGGTAATACAATGGATATAGACTTTAAAGAAATAGCATCTTATGCAATTATTCTTATTATAGTGTTGATTGCCGCTCAGCACTTGAATGTAGTAGTTTCTGGCAGTATGGAACCTGCGTTTTACAGAGGAGATATTGTTCTAGTTCAAAAAGCGGATTTTCTAGGCCTTCATGAATTCGATCCTAAGGATGTTAAAGTAGGTGATGTGGTTGTTTATGATGCGGCATGGTATAACCAGCCTGTTATTCACAGGGTAATAAACATTACAAATATCAACGGAACTACGATGTATATGATTAAGGGGGACAATAACAATGCTCCCGATCCCTATTATGTAAAGGCAGATCAGATTAATGAGAAGGTAGTCACACTTGGAGATAATTTGATTGTCATTCCAAAAGTTGGTTATCTTTCCCTATGGTTAAGAGGTTTATGATTATTAAGGTGAGTTAATGTATTTTGAAATTGAAAAACAAGCTATTGACGCTATTAACAAGGCATTAGATAAATATGATGAAGAAATTGACAGGAATTTTAGATTAGATTTCCCACCAAACCCTGAATTGGGGGATTTGGCAAGTACCATAGCTTTTGCTTTAACTAAAAAATTAAAAACTTCTCCTCCGGAAGTTGCAAAGGATTTAGTTGACAAAATAGAAGTTCCTGAAATTTTCTCCAAAGTCCAGAACTTTGGTCCTTATGTAAATTTCTTCATTGACTATTCAAAATTCTCTAAATTGTTATTGGAAAAAGTTGATGAAAATTATGGTCAGCTTCCAGCTTATGATGAAAAAATTGTATTGGAACATACTTCAGCAAATCCTAATGGTCCTCTTCACATAGGACACATCAGGAACTCAATTTTTGGAGATTCACTTACAAGACTATTAAGATTAGCAGGAAGAGATGTCATAACTCAATATTATGTTAATGATATGGGAAGACAGATTGCTATTATCGTATGCGGTATAACTGAATGCGGCCTGAAAATTGAAGACTACGAAGGCGATAAGATTGACCATAAAATCGGAAAACTCTACTTCGATGCAAATAAGGCCGTTGAAGAAGATGAAACATTGAATGCTAAAGTGGATGAATTAATCCAAAAATATGAGGAAGGTTCTGATGAAGAATTAAATAAAGTCTTTGAAGACGTTGTGTCCAAATGTATTTCAGGAATGAAAGAATCACTTTTAAGAATGAATATTGTGCACGATGACTTTGTCTGGGAAGGTCAGTTTGTCAGAAACGGTGAAGTCGATGAACTTGTACATTTCATCCAAAGAGAAGGTTTCACCCGTGAAAATGATGTATTATACATTGATTTGACTGACTTTAACATTGAAAAAGAGTTTGTTTTACGCCGTTCCAATGGAACATCACTTTATTCCACTCGTGATTTGGCTTATCATAAATACAAAGCTACTTTAGGCGATACTGTTCTTGATATTTTAGGTTCAGACCATAAATTGGCTGCAAAACAAATCAAAATTATTTTTGAAGAAATCTTAAGACAGGAAGCTCCTGAAGTAATCTTTTATGAATTCATTACACTTCCTGAAGGTTCAATGTCAACCAGAAAAGGAAAATTTGTATCTGTTGATGAATTGATAGATGAAGCAGTTTTAAGGGCACATGATGAAATCAAATCAAGAAATCCTGATTTGTCTGAAGAAGAAATTGCACCAATGGCTGAAGAAATTGGTGTGGGTGCTATAAGATTCTTCATTGCAAAATTATCTCCTGAAAAACACTTGACATTCAAATGGGATGAAGCTTTAAGCTTTGAGAGAGGCTGTGCTTCAATTCAATATGCACATGCAAGAGCATGCAAATTACTTGAAAAATCAGGTAAAGACATTGCCAGTCTGAAAGTTGCTGATGACTGGATTCCTAATGATGCAGAACAGGATTTAATCAGACAAATAGCTAAATTCCCACAGGTAGTTGAGGATTGTGCCAACAAGAAAAGAGTTCACAATATCACACAGTACTGTCAAGATTTAGCCGGTTCATTCAACAAGTTCTACAAATCAGAACAAGTAATCGGATCTGAAATAGAAGATACAAGATTAATTTTAGTTGACAGGGCTAAAACTACTATAAAAAATGCTTTAGATATTTTAGGTGTCTCTGCACCTCAAAAAATGTAGATGAGTATAACTCATCTTTTTATTTCTTTTTTTAAATTCTAATTTTTCTGCAAATATATTAATATTCAACTGTATTAACACAAAAAATTAAAAAAAATAAAGATTTAATCCACATAGTGGATGTAGTCTTCTTTTCTTGGTAATGGTTCAGGTGCTTCCATATCCGGATATCCTAAAACAACGTGGCCGATTCCTTCATAACTTTCAGGAATTCCACATTCTTTCAGCAATCCTTTTCCTTTCTCGGATGCAAATTCCTCACGTGCTCTGTGAATCCAGCAGCTGCCAACACCGATTGCATGAGCTGCATTAACTAAAACAGTCAAAACGCTTGAGCCGTCTTCAACATATGTTGGAATTTCACTGTCTGCAAGAACAATCAGCAGTGTTTTTGCACCATAGAACGGATCCATATCTTCAGGCATTTCCATTGGGAAATAACTTCTGTTCCATTCTGAAAACTCCTTGATGGTTTCAGGATTTTGAATAACTACAATTTTAGGAGATTGAAGGCCTCTTGCAGTTGGGGCATATGTTCCTGTTTCTAGAATTATTTTTAACTCTTCGTCGGTTATCTGTTCGTCTTTAAATTTACGTATGCTTCTTCTTGTTTTTAAATCTTCTATTGTTTTGTTCATATTAAATCCTCGCAGATTTTTAATTATTGTCTTTTACGGTAAAGCTGAAAGCAGATGTTGGAATGAGCTATCAAACTTCATTTTTCTGATTTTTTATTAATTTATTGATGTAGAGTTCAATACATGCATAACATATTAGAGAACCGATTCCGCCGCCTAAAAGCATTCCGCAGTAAATTCCGAATTCGCCCATATTGAATGTAAATCCTAAAAGGTATGCAAAAATTAACACAAGTATGAATTCTCTGAATGCTGTTAGGAAAAATGATATTGTTCCTTTTCCAACACCCTGGAACACATTTCCCGCACTTGCTCCAAAAGGAACGTATAATATGAATAAGCACATTATCTGCAGGAAATTAGCAATTAATGGGGCCAGTTGTGAACTGGACTCGGAATATGAAAATGCAAGTGCAATCTGATTTGAAAAGACATATAATATTATGCAAACGATTATTGAAGCTATCAGAGCTACTTTAACTGCATATCTTGCTACTATTCTTAAGTTTTCGTATTTTTTTGCTCCGAATGCAACTCCTGAAACTGAAATTGCTGCAGTTCCAACCCCTATTGCCGGAACCATTCCAATGTTAATTATTCTCCAGCCGGCTGTATAGACGGCCACTGATACCGGTCCTGACACTATTGTAAGCATGTAGTTTACAAATATTGTTAAAACTGAAAGCACTAACTGTTCTAAGCTTGCCGGAATACCTACAACTAAAATATCCTTATACATTCCAAGGTCATTGTGGAAATCTTTACGGTTATAGGAAAGGTATGTGTCCTTTTTGACAAATATCCAGTAAAGCATTACAAGTAAACTTATAAGAGGTCCCAGTACTGTTGCCAATGCTGCTCCCTTTATTCCCATTCCTAAAAGATAGATGAATATTGGGTCTAGAATCATGTTGATTATTGCAGCCAGAGCTATTGGTATTGTTGCTCTTTTGATGTCTCCCTCTGCTCTGAATGCTCCTCCTACGATTGGGGGCATTAAAAGTCCAAATGTTCCAACAAATATGATAAATCCATAGTCCATTGCATAGTTAATTACACTGCTTGCACCCATCATAATGAGCATAGGCTTCATAAATGCCAGAAAGATTGCTGAGACGACTAATGAAAATATTAAGCTTAAAATGAGGTTGTGGATTGCGGCATTATTTGCTGAGGCCTTATCTTCTGCACCGATGTATCGTGAAATTAGGGAGTTGCCTCCTGCTCCTATTCCATTTCCAAATCCGACTAAAATCATAAAAAGTGGAGTAATGTATCCCAGAGCGGCCAAAGGGTCTGCACCTAGTCCTGCTACCCAAATACTGTCAATGATATTATTTACTAAAATTAAAAACATACTTCCAATGATTGGAAATGACAGTTTGTTGATGGCTTTTTTAGGATCTCCTGTTATCATTTCAATATTTTCAGTTTTTCCCATATTATGCCTCTCTTGTATAAATTCAAGTGTTAATATAATGTTTTTGAAAAATCAGTTAAAAAAATAAAAAATAGGATTAATTGAATATCAATTAATCATTCTAAATTGCCGTCAACTACATTTGGCTGGTTATTTTTAATGTAATCGTAACTCAAACCGTCATTTTGTCCGCCAACTATTACTCCATCCGAATCGTAATTGACATTTAATTCGCTGTCATAACTTAAACCTGAAGAAGATGAAGATGAGGATGCGGATGATGATGAATCACTTGCTGTATTGGAGCCTGAATTTTGATAACTGGCAGTATTATTAGCGTTTTGTGATGTGCCCTCAATAAGGTTAATTGTTTTGTCAGCTGAACAGCTGTTATATTTGTCGTCCCCGTTAAAACTTACAGTTATGTTGTATTGGCCTGCAGTTTCATTTTTCACAACCAAACTGCCTCTTCCTTGACTGTCTGTTTTAATTGTGTATTTTTCGGTTCCGTGAGGACTTTCAAATTTGATGCTGACATCTTTACCTGATAACGCTTTGCCTTGTGCATCTGTAAGTTCAAAATTCACTGAATCTCCACTTTTTATGGTATTATTTCCTAAAAACTTAATTTGAGTATCAGATTTGACATTATTATGGGAAAATACCATTAATCCGCCAAGTATAATTAAAACAATAATTATAAGTGCTATGAGAATATTCTTATTCATAAAATCACCAATGCTTTTTACTTTATACGAAATAGTATATAAATTTCTATACTTATACAAATTTCTATATAATTTTAAATATTTCTAGGTACATA
This window encodes:
- a CDS encoding aminoacetone oxidase family FAD-binding enzyme; this translates as MDEYEIAVIGGGPAGIMAAIAASQNSSNVILLEKNSSLGRKLLMSGGGRCNITNQKPIKKLLNVYPQKNFLKHSFFTFTNEMLLSIFEDKGLNFIEEDDNRIFPESEKSKDVLNILTDYLDSVVISYNLEVKSIERGFIINDNIKADKVIVATGGITYPQTGCSPDNYFLTSQPVTDIKYGLAPLITKKDLSSIAGITLFDVVVSYKKHKVKGNVLFSHVGLTGPAIINLSNEISEVLTYNLLENEPKLDFEIAIDLCPNLSRDDLHEKFNSDFQLKGKTMLKNYLKMFLTNSFIEFFLNEINLDGELQLSRVNKKSKNRLIENLKRFTFEITDFNKDLAKVTIGGVDLDNINPKTMESTLIPNLYFAGEVLDLHGPTGGYNLKIAFSTGYLAGMSASEK
- a CDS encoding MATE family efflux transporter, giving the protein MGKTENIEMITGDPKKAINKLSFPIIGSMFLILVNNIIDSIWVAGLGADPLAALGYITPLFMILVGFGNGIGAGGNSLISRYIGAEDKASANNAAIHNLILSLIFSLVVSAIFLAFMKPMLIMMGASSVINYAMDYGFIIFVGTFGLLMPPIVGGAFRAEGDIKRATIPIALAAIINMILDPIFIYLLGMGIKGAALATVLGPLISLLVMLYWIFVKKDTYLSYNRKDFHNDLGMYKDILVVGIPASLEQLVLSVLTIFVNYMLTIVSGPVSVAVYTAGWRIINIGMVPAIGVGTAAISVSGVAFGAKKYENLRIVARYAVKVALIASIIVCIILYVFSNQIALAFSYSESSSQLAPLIANFLQIMCLFILYVPFGASAGNVFQGVGKGTISFFLTAFREFILVLIFAYLLGFTFNMGEFGIYCGMLLGGGIGSLICYACIELYINKLIKNQKNEV
- a CDS encoding cobalt-precorrin-8 methylmutase, with the protein product MTDKMFMGASTKQGLDIANKSREIIRGLIGDDVKDLKPIERDIVERIVHSTADPEYAKLVKMSPDFVDAAMASLKNKETILTDINMVKYGITRYEGEVECYIKNEEVVKIAKEHQITRAAAAMRYAAQNDFEGIVVSGNAPTAVFEAMDLYQKGEMNLKAIVGVPVGFVGAADSKEALHNSNIPNIIVEGPKGGTPIAVACVNSLIQHL
- a CDS encoding nitroreductase, whose amino-acid sequence is MNKTIEDLKTRRSIRKFKDEQITDEELKIILETGTYAPTARGLQSPKIVVIQNPETIKEFSEWNRSYFPMEMPEDMDPFYGAKTLLIVLADSEIPTYVEDGSSVLTVLVNAAHAIGVGSCWIHRAREEFASEKGKGLLKECGIPESYEGIGHVVLGYPDMEAPEPLPRKEDYIHYVD
- a CDS encoding signal peptidase I yields the protein MDIDFKEIASYAIILIIVLIAAQHLNVVVSGSMEPAFYRGDIVLVQKADFLGLHEFDPKDVKVGDVVVYDAAWYNQPVIHRVINITNINGTTMYMIKGDNNNAPDPYYVKADQINEKVVTLGDNLIVIPKVGYLSLWLRGL
- the argS gene encoding arginine--tRNA ligase, translating into MYFEIEKQAIDAINKALDKYDEEIDRNFRLDFPPNPELGDLASTIAFALTKKLKTSPPEVAKDLVDKIEVPEIFSKVQNFGPYVNFFIDYSKFSKLLLEKVDENYGQLPAYDEKIVLEHTSANPNGPLHIGHIRNSIFGDSLTRLLRLAGRDVITQYYVNDMGRQIAIIVCGITECGLKIEDYEGDKIDHKIGKLYFDANKAVEEDETLNAKVDELIQKYEEGSDEELNKVFEDVVSKCISGMKESLLRMNIVHDDFVWEGQFVRNGEVDELVHFIQREGFTRENDVLYIDLTDFNIEKEFVLRRSNGTSLYSTRDLAYHKYKATLGDTVLDILGSDHKLAAKQIKIIFEEILRQEAPEVIFYEFITLPEGSMSTRKGKFVSVDELIDEAVLRAHDEIKSRNPDLSEEEIAPMAEEIGVGAIRFFIAKLSPEKHLTFKWDEALSFERGCASIQYAHARACKLLEKSGKDIASLKVADDWIPNDAEQDLIRQIAKFPQVVEDCANKKRVHNITQYCQDLAGSFNKFYKSEQVIGSEIEDTRLILVDRAKTTIKNALDILGVSAPQKM
- the hemL gene encoding glutamate-1-semialdehyde 2,1-aminomutase, with the translated sequence MYSEELFNESRKYFPGGVNSPVRAFKPYPFFVKSAGGSKLTDVDGKTYIDHCLAYGPLILGHADPKVVREVSNQLTIGTAYGTPTENEITLAKEVVDRIPSAEMVRFANSGTEATMSAIRLARGFTGRDKIVKFEGAYHGAHDYVLVKGGSGAATLPDSPGIPEDTTKNTLSVPFNDEEALTELIEKEGENIACIIMEVVMGNVGCIEPKPGFLDFIRKITEENGIVLIFDEVITGFRASRGGAQEYYGVTPDLTTLGKIVGGGLPMGAFCGKAEIMELIAPQGPVYQAGTFSGNPVSVQAGISTLTQLDDAFYKELERKGNYLRGNIKSIIEDEEYNIQPVGLASMFQIYFNPAPVYNYADAQESDRKKFLRYFKALLKEGVFIPPSQFECNFISNAHTMEDLQKTSDAIEIALEMAFKKSRR
- a CDS encoding Ig-like domain-containing protein, which translates into the protein MNKNILIALIIIVLIILGGLMVFSHNNVKSDTQIKFLGNNTIKSGDSVNFELTDAQGKALSGKDVSIKFESPHGTEKYTIKTDSQGRGSLVVKNETAGQYNITVSFNGDDKYNSCSADKTINLIEGTSQNANNTASYQNSGSNTASDSSSSASSSSSSSGLSYDSELNVNYDSDGVIVGGQNDGLSYDYIKNNQPNVVDGNLE
- the aspS gene encoding aspartate--tRNA(Asn) ligase — encoded protein: MQGLLNDWRRTNYANQCNSEIAGSDVTVMGWVHEIRDFGGIMFVILRDVTGRVQITAPSKKVDEKIMEELRELRKESVVAIKGMAQEAPKAPNGVEILPKEVKVLNLANQPLPMDPTEKVKAGIDTRLDSRFLDIRKENVSAIFKIKGQMFHTIRDFFYDNGFFEINTPKLVASATEGGTELFPIIYFEKEAFLGQSPQLYKQMMMASGMDKVFEIGQIFRAEEHDTLRHLNEAVSIDAEASFMDDEDVMNILNDMLVNVITDINNNCADELEILGHEIEVPQKRFPHVTYDEALEIVNAGDVEMEWGEDLSREAEKVLGDAMGGFYFLTEWPSEIKPFYVMPKEGDEKYSHAFDLMYNNLELSSGATRVHQHDLLVKQIEERGLNPDGFGSYLKAFEYGMPPHAGWGVGADRLTMVLTGAENIRECVLFPRDRHRLTP